The Virgibacillus dokdonensis genome includes a window with the following:
- a CDS encoding GNAT family N-acetyltransferase, protein MNLSIRKMEEADIESVQQVAVTSWHATYEGIIPKGTRDTFLAGAYSEDMLLRRLKGSHFFVAVVDAKVIGFANFSPVTDKGTMELAAIYILPEYQGMGVGTALLEAGKQINRNAAIYIHVEKENKQGTRFYEHKGFKKVEEFTEDFAGQQLQTVRMVLS, encoded by the coding sequence ATGAATTTGAGCATACGCAAGATGGAAGAAGCAGATATTGAATCCGTTCAACAAGTAGCAGTAACAAGCTGGCACGCCACGTATGAAGGAATTATACCTAAAGGTACTCGAGATACATTTTTAGCTGGTGCTTATAGTGAAGATATGTTGCTTAGACGGTTAAAAGGATCGCATTTTTTCGTTGCTGTAGTAGACGCAAAGGTGATTGGATTTGCAAATTTTTCTCCTGTTACAGATAAAGGAACAATGGAATTAGCTGCTATTTATATATTGCCAGAATATCAAGGGATGGGAGTAGGTACAGCACTATTAGAAGCTGGAAAACAAATAAATCGCAATGCGGCAATTTATATTCATGTTGAGAAAGAAAATAAGCAAGGCACGCGTTTTTATGAACATAAAGGCTTTAAAAAAGTAGAAGAATTCACGGAAGATTTTGCTGGGCAACAATTGCAAACAGTTCGCATGGTGCTTTCATAA
- a CDS encoding DUF1992 domain-containing protein: MDKESKKEHEVNERIQYTDPISEMVKRAEREGQFENLPGKGKPLKLKGDNFSQEQQLYKTMKDNHVLPKWIELANEIDVLKEELAILHVEERKAKIKLTNKKIKQYNRLCPPSLQRNKIHE, encoded by the coding sequence ATGGATAAAGAATCGAAAAAAGAGCATGAAGTGAATGAGCGAATTCAATATACTGATCCCATTAGTGAAATGGTTAAACGGGCAGAAAGGGAAGGACAATTTGAAAATTTACCAGGAAAAGGAAAGCCACTAAAATTAAAGGGTGACAATTTTAGTCAAGAACAGCAGTTATATAAAACAATGAAGGATAATCACGTCTTACCAAAATGGATCGAATTAGCTAATGAAATTGACGTGTTAAAAGAAGAACTAGCTATTTTGCATGTAGAAGAAAGGAAGGCCAAAATAAAACTTACGAATAAAAAAATTAAACAATACAATCGCTTGTGCCCGCCTTCTTTACAGCGAAACAAAATACATGAATAA
- a CDS encoding SIMPL domain-containing protein: MYPNYYQMPTRTEAVFSRTMKVYGTGKVMVEPNIASIQLGVVTEDPSLTKAQQENARIMNQVIQSLNELGVPPQAIQTSSFTIRPIFDYKDGKPVNQRYQVMNTLQVTLTDFEAIGAIIDRTVLEGVNRVFDIQFSTDQQAAAYDQALQIALEDGTRKASTIAQNFHVVLDTVPLKIIEQTSPPPVAYKAFSASAESTTTLIQAGQIEIEANVELLYRYSFVQ; this comes from the coding sequence ATGTATCCCAACTATTATCAAATGCCTACAAGGACAGAGGCCGTCTTTAGTAGGACGATGAAAGTGTATGGAACAGGAAAAGTAATGGTGGAGCCAAATATTGCTTCGATTCAATTAGGAGTCGTTACAGAAGATCCATCCCTTACGAAAGCGCAACAGGAAAATGCGCGCATCATGAATCAAGTGATCCAATCTTTAAATGAATTAGGTGTACCTCCACAAGCAATACAAACCTCTTCCTTTACTATCCGACCTATTTTTGACTATAAAGATGGAAAGCCTGTAAATCAACGGTATCAGGTTATGAACACGCTTCAAGTTACACTTACAGATTTTGAAGCAATAGGAGCTATTATTGATAGGACTGTTCTAGAAGGAGTAAACCGCGTATTTGATATTCAATTTTCAACTGATCAGCAAGCAGCCGCTTATGATCAGGCTTTGCAAATTGCTTTAGAGGATGGAACTCGCAAAGCCAGCACCATTGCCCAAAATTTCCATGTAGTCTTAGATACCGTTCCGCTTAAGATTATAGAACAAACCTCACCACCTCCAGTAGCTTATAAAGCCTTTTCTGCTTCTGCTGAAAGTACCACGACACTGATTCAAGCCGGGCAAATAGAAATAGAAGCAAATGTAGAACTGTTATATCGGTATTCATTTGTCCAATAA
- a CDS encoding nuclease-related domain-containing protein — protein sequence MIIKPLQAPHYLLQMEALARRISPHHILKESITSKAKRLRAGYIGEASLEYYLQFLPYHNFFIFYNIRLKDEHGYFQIDILVASTKFLFILEVKNIKDHVIFDDMGQAIRFVNEKEEAFTHPIYQINLQHTRLLRWLRQYNLPPVPLEKLVIYTHPKTILKNLTNDPTISKHIIQKEKLLEKVELFQETYTQSCLSEEELLRLSSLLISSHITKEVAVMQKYALTKNELLRGVFCFNCKKSKMYFHYGMWRCSSCHQQSKTAHRHALSDYALLIEPYITNRQAREYLEVPSSHMMKRLLMKEKMGAVGNTSGRKYKVEVLRF from the coding sequence TTGATAATAAAGCCATTGCAAGCTCCACATTATCTTTTACAAATGGAAGCATTAGCACGAAGAATTTCACCTCATCACATATTAAAAGAGAGCATTACAAGTAAAGCGAAACGATTGCGAGCAGGTTATATAGGCGAAGCATCCCTTGAATATTATCTCCAATTTTTACCCTACCATAATTTCTTCATCTTCTATAATATTCGCTTGAAAGATGAACACGGCTATTTTCAAATAGACATTCTCGTTGCCTCTACGAAGTTTCTCTTCATTTTGGAAGTGAAAAATATTAAAGATCATGTAATTTTTGATGACATGGGACAAGCTATTCGCTTTGTAAATGAAAAAGAAGAAGCTTTTACTCATCCAATATACCAAATAAATTTACAACACACGAGATTGCTTCGATGGTTGCGACAATACAACCTTCCGCCAGTCCCACTTGAAAAATTAGTCATTTATACTCACCCCAAAACCATTCTTAAAAATCTCACAAACGATCCGACGATTTCAAAACATATTATTCAAAAAGAAAAGCTACTTGAAAAGGTGGAGCTATTTCAAGAAACATATACGCAATCTTGCTTATCTGAAGAAGAACTGCTTCGTTTATCCTCTCTCCTAATTTCTTCTCATATAACAAAAGAGGTTGCTGTTATGCAGAAGTATGCGCTGACAAAGAATGAGCTTCTTCGAGGTGTATTTTGCTTTAACTGTAAGAAAAGCAAAATGTACTTTCATTATGGGATGTGGCGGTGCAGTAGCTGTCATCAACAGTCAAAAACAGCTCATCGACATGCGCTTTCTGATTATGCTTTATTGATAGAACCGTATATAACGAATCGCCAAGCTCGAGAGTATTTAGAAGTACCATCTTCCCATATGATGAAACGATTACTTATGAAAGAAAAAATGGGCGCTGTTGGAAATACTAGTGGCAGAAAATATAAGGTAGAAGTTTTACGATTCTAA
- a CDS encoding SLOG family protein: MKILTVTGYKPMEINIFNEEDERVTYVKAAIKKRLIPMIEEGLEWVILSGQMGVEMWTAEVIFDLQDNYDVQLGIFPPFENQDSRWPEPLQEKYQSIVATADFYKPLYQGDYRGAYQFKAKNLWLADKSDACLLLMDQEYPGSTRFFYEIAKRYLPNHAIYTITPTDLDDVVEEIRMANPDYWM, from the coding sequence ATGAAAATTTTAACCGTAACAGGATATAAACCAATGGAAATCAATATATTTAATGAGGAGGATGAACGGGTTACATATGTAAAGGCCGCAATAAAAAAGCGATTAATACCGATGATCGAGGAGGGCTTGGAATGGGTGATCCTATCTGGACAAATGGGTGTGGAAATGTGGACTGCAGAGGTGATATTTGATTTGCAAGATAATTATGATGTTCAATTAGGAATATTTCCACCGTTTGAAAATCAGGACAGTCGCTGGCCGGAGCCATTGCAAGAGAAGTACCAATCCATCGTTGCAACAGCTGATTTTTATAAACCCTTATATCAAGGCGATTATCGTGGAGCCTATCAGTTTAAAGCAAAAAACTTATGGCTAGCGGATAAAAGCGACGCCTGCTTATTACTTATGGATCAGGAGTATCCAGGAAGTACGCGCTTCTTTTATGAAATAGCTAAACGATATTTACCAAATCATGCCATTTATACGATTACACCGACAGATTTAGACGATGTTGTTGAAGAAATTAGAATGGCTAATCCTGATTACTGGATGTAA
- a CDS encoding spore coat protein, with product MWNHHGKCCPPKQVVHPTKYDCVKQCSENVVEHIHPSHTTVQNHHTTINKHVFPHSTSVQNTNSSVDVYGGSFNVPSQVGGAMAPGMGNGQVAGAMAPGMGPGMGHGCHKPKHCQPPHKWC from the coding sequence ATGTGGAATCATCATGGGAAGTGTTGTCCCCCAAAGCAGGTCGTTCATCCAACAAAATATGATTGTGTAAAACAATGTAGTGAAAATGTTGTAGAGCATATTCACCCTTCGCATACGACGGTGCAAAATCATCATACGACAATTAATAAGCATGTATTTCCTCATTCTACTTCTGTACAAAATACAAATAGCAGTGTAGATGTATACGGTGGGTCTTTTAATGTGCCATCTCAAGTAGGAGGGGCAATGGCACCAGGAATGGGAAATGGTCAAGTAGCAGGAGCAATGGCGCCAGGAATGGGACCAGGAATGGGTCACGGCTGTCATAAGCCAAAACATTGCCAACCACCACATAAATGGTGTTAA
- a CDS encoding DUF4269 domain-containing protein — protein sequence MSAYMHRFGKEVKMMLNVYERLLTGDKQQKQAYEVIMHLNVLHDLKAYNPILCGTFPLGIHTSKSDLDIILHSKDLRCLEQKLKRLYSHHESFTLKRKYIRERKVLKVNFIYQSFSFELFAQNQPVNEQYAYLHMIIEEKILLKYPEWKQKVIHFKQSGVNTEVAFCKLLGLEGDPFEALIQYGKQNHIIA from the coding sequence GTGAGTGCATACATGCACCGGTTTGGAAAAGAGGTTAAAATGATGCTAAACGTATATGAAAGGCTTTTAACTGGCGATAAACAGCAAAAGCAAGCGTATGAAGTAATCATGCATTTAAATGTACTGCATGATTTAAAAGCATATAATCCGATTTTATGCGGTACATTTCCTTTAGGGATTCATACTTCTAAGTCAGATTTAGATATCATTTTACATTCTAAAGATTTGCGGTGTTTGGAACAGAAGCTAAAGCGGTTATACTCGCACCATGAATCATTTACATTAAAACGTAAATATATTCGTGAACGGAAAGTGTTGAAAGTGAACTTTATTTATCAATCATTCTCTTTTGAACTTTTTGCGCAAAATCAGCCAGTCAATGAGCAATACGCCTACTTGCACATGATTATTGAAGAAAAAATATTGTTAAAGTATCCTGAATGGAAACAGAAAGTGATTCACTTCAAACAATCAGGGGTGAATACAGAGGTAGCTTTTTGTAAACTACTAGGGCTTGAAGGGGACCCCTTTGAAGCGTTAATTCAATATGGAAAACAAAATCATATTATAGCATAA
- a CDS encoding GNAT family N-acetyltransferase, whose protein sequence is MEIKAYHPNDEKGWLQCRVLAFLSTAYYDNVLQEKEKYKHPSIELVAIYQNKVVGLIDVEYEAEKNQVCTGERGLGGMIWNLAVHPDYQRLQIGQQLLHRVENLAIEKGLTYLEAWTRDDDWVVDWYKKNDFRPVYAYLHVFMEGKSEMQYVKSEVKALRPVQAWAHYNGENEESIRQTFE, encoded by the coding sequence TTGGAAATTAAAGCCTACCATCCAAATGATGAAAAAGGATGGTTACAATGTAGGGTATTGGCTTTTCTATCAACAGCTTACTATGATAATGTCTTACAAGAAAAGGAAAAGTATAAGCATCCGTCTATTGAACTGGTGGCTATTTACCAAAACAAAGTAGTTGGGCTGATCGATGTAGAATATGAGGCGGAAAAGAATCAGGTATGTACAGGTGAACGGGGGCTTGGAGGAATGATTTGGAATCTTGCTGTACACCCTGATTATCAGCGACTTCAAATTGGACAGCAATTATTACACCGAGTCGAAAACCTTGCAATCGAAAAAGGCTTGACCTATTTGGAAGCATGGACAAGAGATGATGACTGGGTTGTAGACTGGTATAAGAAAAATGATTTTCGCCCAGTTTATGCTTATTTGCATGTTTTTATGGAGGGTAAAAGTGAAATGCAATATGTAAAAAGTGAGGTTAAAGCGCTTCGTCCTGTTCAAGCTTGGGCTCATTACAATGGGGAGAACGAAGAATCTATTCGGCAAACATTTGAGTGA
- the mscL gene encoding large conductance mechanosensitive channel protein MscL, with protein MWKDFKEFAFKGNVVDLAVAVVIGAAFSAIVTSLVENMITPFIGIIMNGIDLSNLSFTYKSATINYGLFIQSIVDFFIVAGSIFLFIRLLMKFKRKKEEDPVEEVLEVNAQEELLKEIRDLLKAQGNNK; from the coding sequence ATGTGGAAAGATTTTAAAGAATTTGCGTTTAAAGGAAATGTGGTTGATTTAGCTGTAGCCGTTGTAATTGGAGCAGCATTTAGCGCCATTGTAACATCCTTAGTAGAAAATATGATTACCCCATTTATCGGCATTATTATGAATGGTATCGATTTAAGCAATTTATCATTCACCTATAAAAGTGCGACTATTAATTATGGGTTGTTCATCCAATCCATTGTTGATTTCTTTATTGTTGCAGGTTCTATATTTCTATTTATTCGGTTATTAATGAAATTTAAACGTAAAAAAGAAGAAGATCCTGTAGAGGAAGTACTAGAAGTGAACGCCCAAGAAGAATTATTAAAGGAAATAAGGGATTTATTGAAAGCGCAGGGGAACAACAAATAA
- a CDS encoding MazG-like family protein — MEQLLRQIKLLSEKEPKTLEQMALKLSEEVGETSQAVLSYLKVNGSEYKQLGIHEVKEECVDVILVTLALFYKVAENENELQELIIRKMDKWQRKI, encoded by the coding sequence ATGGAGCAATTATTGAGGCAGATCAAGCTACTAAGTGAAAAAGAACCAAAAACATTGGAGCAAATGGCACTAAAATTATCAGAAGAGGTTGGAGAAACCTCACAAGCAGTATTATCTTACTTAAAAGTAAATGGAAGTGAATATAAACAATTAGGTATTCATGAAGTAAAAGAAGAATGTGTAGATGTCATTCTTGTAACGTTAGCTTTATTCTATAAAGTAGCTGAAAATGAAAATGAGTTACAAGAATTAATAATAAGAAAAATGGACAAATGGCAGCGTAAAATATAA
- a CDS encoding MazG nucleotide pyrophosphohydrolase domain-containing protein, with protein MNVIEFQQWVKDYYESRGWSELDIFIRIGFLAEETGEVARAIRALEIGRDRPDERKESYEKNKQALTEELGDVLGNLIVIANKYNIPLKEVFHSHKKKLSDRYFNDEASK; from the coding sequence ATGAATGTCATTGAATTTCAACAATGGGTAAAGGATTATTATGAAAGTAGGGGCTGGTCCGAATTAGACATTTTTATTCGTATCGGTTTTTTAGCAGAAGAAACGGGTGAAGTTGCACGCGCTATAAGAGCGCTTGAGATAGGAAGAGATAGGCCCGATGAAAGGAAGGAATCTTATGAGAAAAATAAACAAGCGTTAACTGAAGAATTAGGGGATGTATTGGGTAATTTAATCGTAATTGCAAACAAGTACAATATCCCACTAAAAGAGGTGTTTCACTCACATAAGAAGAAACTCTCCGATCGTTATTTTAATGATGAGGCAAGCAAATAG
- a CDS encoding small acid-soluble spore protein P, with amino-acid sequence MGGKPKGPKQQSHPDLPESPRQPYGEPLAGSKKVKKANHSRQKHNPHHGL; translated from the coding sequence ATGGGAGGTAAACCAAAAGGTCCAAAACAGCAATCACACCCTGACCTACCTGAAAGCCCGAGGCAACCTTATGGAGAACCGTTAGCTGGCTCTAAAAAGGTGAAAAAGGCAAATCATTCAAGACAAAAGCATAATCCACATCATGGGTTATAA
- a CDS encoding GNAT family N-acetyltransferase, with product MKIRTERLLIRNFEWGDWQEVYHYTSQSSVMKYMPEGLLSKEETQNCIKQNMGKSAEKFPVILVNTKTLIGHVEFLEYFGNHTYEIGWVFNSKYHNKGYASEAAFAMLKYGFEELKLHRVVATCQPENVPSYRVMEKIGMRREGYFKKCIPHEDEWWDEYAYAILGEEWKGSSVSLLS from the coding sequence ATGAAAATAAGAACAGAAAGATTGCTTATACGTAATTTTGAATGGGGTGATTGGCAAGAAGTGTATCACTATACATCCCAAAGCTCTGTTATGAAATATATGCCTGAAGGATTGCTATCAAAAGAGGAAACACAAAATTGTATTAAACAGAACATGGGTAAATCAGCCGAAAAATTCCCAGTAATATTAGTTAACACGAAAACTCTAATCGGCCACGTTGAATTTTTAGAATATTTCGGCAACCATACATATGAGATAGGGTGGGTATTTAATTCCAAATATCATAATAAAGGTTACGCATCAGAGGCTGCATTCGCAATGCTAAAATATGGATTTGAAGAGCTAAAGTTACATAGGGTGGTAGCCACTTGCCAGCCAGAGAATGTTCCTTCATATCGTGTCATGGAAAAGATCGGTATGAGGAGAGAAGGCTACTTTAAAAAATGCATTCCTCATGAAGACGAATGGTGGGATGAATACGCTTATGCTATTTTGGGAGAAGAATGGAAAGGTAGCTCTGTCTCGTTATTATCCTAG
- a CDS encoding manganese-dependent inorganic pyrophosphatase: MAKTIIFGHKNPDTDAICSAIGYANLKQQLGMDVEPARLGAVSKETQYVLDYFVATAPALMEEVEPGTNVILVDHNEFQQSVANIKDARITEVVDHHRISNFETSEPLYFRAEPVGCTATILNKMYKENGVAVPKQIAGLLLSAIISDSLLLKSPTCTQEDIDAAYELAKIAEVDVHTYGLDMLKAGADLGDKSISELITMDAKEFSMGGAKVEIAQVNAVDTEQIYAMQAEIEAEISNIIKEKNLDLFLFVVTDILNNDSEVLAVGIGKTKVEDAFNVDLDQRSRALLKGVVSRKKQIVTALTDAYEK; encoded by the coding sequence ATGGCAAAGACGATAATTTTTGGACATAAAAACCCAGATACAGATGCAATTTGTTCTGCAATCGGATATGCGAATTTAAAACAGCAATTAGGAATGGATGTAGAGCCTGCTAGATTAGGTGCAGTTAGTAAAGAAACGCAATATGTACTTGATTATTTTGTAGCAACAGCACCTGCGCTAATGGAGGAAGTAGAGCCAGGAACGAATGTAATTCTCGTTGACCATAATGAATTTCAACAAAGTGTAGCGAATATTAAAGATGCTCGTATTACGGAAGTGGTTGACCACCATCGAATTTCCAATTTCGAAACAAGTGAACCGTTATATTTCCGTGCTGAGCCTGTTGGATGTACAGCTACTATTTTAAATAAGATGTATAAAGAAAATGGGGTTGCTGTTCCAAAGCAAATTGCTGGTTTATTACTATCAGCCATTATTTCTGATTCTTTACTTTTGAAATCTCCAACGTGTACACAAGAAGACATTGATGCGGCTTATGAATTAGCAAAAATTGCTGAAGTAGATGTGCATACGTATGGTCTTGATATGCTAAAAGCAGGTGCAGATTTAGGAGATAAGTCTATTTCCGAATTAATAACCATGGATGCAAAAGAATTTTCTATGGGTGGTGCAAAAGTAGAAATTGCCCAAGTAAATGCTGTTGATACAGAACAAATCTATGCAATGCAAGCAGAAATTGAAGCGGAAATTTCCAATATTATCAAAGAAAAAAATCTTGATTTATTTTTATTCGTTGTTACGGATATCTTGAACAATGATTCGGAAGTACTTGCTGTTGGGATTGGAAAAACAAAAGTAGAAGACGCATTTAACGTTGACCTTGACCAGCGTAGCCGTGCGTTGTTAAAAGGAGTTGTCTCACGTAAAAAGCAAATCGTAACAGCATTAACAGATGCCTATGAGAAATAA
- a CDS encoding NAD(P)/FAD-dependent oxidoreductase — MKKKAIIIGSGIVGASAAYYLTKSNWDVTIVDSKEKGQATDAAAGIVCPWLSQRRNKAWYELVKAGARMYPNLVKSLAKDGENETGYQQVGALHLHRDEQKLIAMKERAEKRKADAPEIGDIELLSPEQTKAQFPLLDDSYRSVYVSGAARVDGRKLRDALLRGAQKHGAKLIKGEAILQNIGQRITGVTLQDGEEIKADIVIAATGAWMRELLSPLGISFQVEAQRAQILHVQLANQNVDLSTAPVVKPPNNQYMLTFPNNRIVLGATYENNVGYDWRVTVGGMHEIITKAMEFAPHVKDASIVEARVGFRPVTPGHLPVVGALAGFQGLLLANGLGSTGLTMGPFIGSQLASLAMNIQPEIDFSPYDVRNAIRNRA, encoded by the coding sequence ATGAAAAAAAAAGCAATTATCATTGGGAGTGGCATTGTTGGTGCTTCTGCTGCTTATTACCTTACCAAAAGCAATTGGGATGTCACCATTGTTGATAGTAAAGAAAAAGGACAAGCGACAGACGCAGCAGCAGGGATCGTTTGCCCGTGGCTGTCCCAACGAAGAAATAAGGCATGGTATGAATTGGTCAAAGCAGGTGCTAGAATGTACCCAAACTTAGTGAAATCGCTTGCTAAGGATGGAGAAAATGAAACTGGGTATCAACAAGTTGGGGCATTACATTTACATCGAGATGAGCAAAAATTAATCGCAATGAAAGAACGAGCAGAAAAACGAAAAGCAGATGCACCCGAAATTGGGGATATAGAGCTATTATCTCCCGAACAAACGAAAGCACAGTTTCCTCTATTAGACGACAGCTACCGTTCTGTATATGTTAGTGGAGCAGCACGTGTTGACGGAAGAAAGCTCCGTGATGCACTTCTTCGAGGAGCACAAAAGCACGGAGCAAAGCTAATCAAAGGAGAAGCAATCTTACAAAACATTGGACAAAGAATTACAGGAGTTACTCTACAGGATGGAGAAGAGATAAAAGCAGATATCGTTATTGCTGCAACAGGTGCTTGGATGCGTGAATTACTTTCTCCTTTAGGAATTTCCTTTCAAGTTGAAGCGCAACGAGCACAAATTTTACACGTACAACTTGCAAACCAAAATGTAGACTTGTCTACTGCACCCGTTGTAAAGCCACCCAATAACCAATATATGCTCACCTTTCCAAACAATCGAATTGTCCTCGGTGCAACATATGAAAATAATGTTGGTTACGATTGGCGGGTAACTGTCGGTGGAATGCATGAAATAATTACAAAAGCGATGGAATTCGCACCACATGTAAAGGATGCGTCAATTGTAGAAGCACGAGTTGGCTTTCGTCCTGTAACGCCAGGACATCTACCAGTTGTTGGGGCTCTCGCTGGTTTTCAAGGATTGCTATTAGCAAATGGACTTGGATCAACAGGTCTAACGATGGGGCCATTTATTGGTTCTCAGCTAGCAAGTTTAGCAATGAATATACAACCAGAGATTGATTTCTCTCCTTATGATGTACGAAACGCTATCAGAAACCGAGCCTAA
- a CDS encoding universal stress protein — translation MFQNILLAADGSSHSVRSAEYTVEIAKKFASKVEVVYVVDGETAKADVLHATDHTQVEKNRQERMQPVTEVLQEGEIDYTVTVLHGEPGPKIVTYANEHDVDCVILGSRGRNNLQTFLLGSVSHKVAKRVECPVLIVK, via the coding sequence TTGTTTCAAAATATTTTATTAGCAGCAGACGGATCTTCTCATTCGGTGAGGTCTGCTGAGTATACTGTGGAAATAGCTAAAAAGTTTGCTTCTAAAGTAGAAGTGGTATATGTGGTTGACGGTGAGACTGCAAAAGCAGATGTGCTACATGCTACAGATCATACGCAAGTAGAAAAAAACAGGCAAGAAAGGATGCAACCTGTAACAGAGGTGCTACAAGAAGGAGAAATAGACTATACGGTTACTGTTTTACATGGCGAACCAGGCCCGAAAATTGTAACTTATGCCAATGAACATGATGTTGATTGTGTCATTTTAGGGAGTCGTGGCAGGAATAACCTACAAACGTTTTTGTTAGGTAGTGTCAGTCACAAAGTTGCTAAAAGAGTGGAATGCCCTGTGTTAATTGTAAAATGA
- a CDS encoding SulP family inorganic anion transporter codes for MIVQDWKREWFGNVKGDILAGIVVALALIPEAIAFSIIAGVDPMVGLYASFCIAVVIAFVGGRPGMISAATGAMALLMGGLVAEYGLDYLLAATILTGIIQIIFGVCKLAKVMKFVPRSVMIGFVNALAILIFTAQIPHFQGESWVMFALVGVTLAIIYLLPRITKAVPSALVAIVVVTAIVIFGDIQVGTVGDMGALTQELPAFLIPSVPFTWETFMIILPYSFALAVVGLLESLLTSSIVDDMTDTESDKNKESRGQGIANIAAGFFGGMAGCAMIGQSVINVKSGGRGRLSALVAGVFLMFLIIALGELVVQIPMAALVGVMIMVSVGTFDWKSVKHIHRIPRTDAIVMLTTVVVVVYTHDLSKGVLAGVVLSAIFFAAKISHVTVRSKRVNGENKRIYYVVGQLFFASVSDLPSKFSYTENIQCVEIDLSQTHLWDDSAVGALDKIEAKFAQQDIRVEITGLNEASRNLKQRIGGVSNASGH; via the coding sequence TTGATAGTACAAGATTGGAAGCGGGAGTGGTTTGGTAACGTTAAAGGGGATATTTTAGCTGGAATTGTGGTTGCCTTAGCATTGATTCCAGAAGCAATTGCTTTTTCTATTATAGCTGGAGTTGATCCGATGGTTGGATTATATGCATCCTTTTGTATCGCAGTAGTGATTGCTTTTGTCGGAGGGCGTCCAGGTATGATTTCCGCTGCAACTGGAGCAATGGCTCTTCTAATGGGGGGATTAGTTGCTGAGTATGGGTTAGATTATTTATTAGCAGCAACCATTTTAACTGGTATTATTCAAATTATTTTTGGGGTTTGCAAGCTTGCTAAAGTGATGAAATTTGTTCCCAGGTCAGTAATGATTGGTTTTGTAAATGCGTTGGCAATCTTAATTTTCACAGCGCAAATCCCCCATTTTCAAGGTGAAAGCTGGGTAATGTTCGCGTTGGTAGGTGTAACTTTAGCGATTATCTATCTATTACCAAGAATTACGAAAGCAGTTCCGTCAGCTTTAGTGGCAATTGTGGTCGTAACAGCCATTGTTATTTTCGGTGATATTCAAGTTGGTACAGTTGGCGATATGGGAGCACTAACGCAAGAGTTACCTGCATTTTTAATTCCATCTGTTCCATTTACGTGGGAAACATTCATGATTATTTTACCTTATTCCTTTGCGTTAGCTGTTGTCGGGTTATTAGAATCACTACTCACATCAAGTATTGTAGATGATATGACAGATACAGAGAGTGATAAAAATAAAGAAAGTCGCGGACAAGGTATTGCCAATATTGCTGCGGGTTTCTTTGGTGGCATGGCAGGTTGTGCCATGATTGGACAATCGGTTATTAATGTGAAGTCTGGAGGGCGTGGGAGATTGTCAGCTCTAGTAGCAGGTGTGTTTCTCATGTTTCTTATCATTGCGTTAGGCGAGTTAGTAGTGCAGATTCCTATGGCCGCTTTAGTAGGCGTTATGATTATGGTATCTGTCGGCACATTTGATTGGAAATCTGTCAAGCATATACATCGAATCCCACGCACAGATGCCATCGTTATGCTTACAACGGTTGTTGTAGTTGTTTATACGCACGATTTATCTAAAGGTGTACTTGCAGGTGTTGTTCTTAGCGCCATTTTCTTTGCGGCGAAAATTTCCCATGTTACTGTACGGAGTAAACGAGTAAATGGTGAAAACAAGCGCATCTATTATGTGGTAGGACAGCTTTTCTTTGCTTCTGTCAGTGATTTGCCAAGCAAGTTTTCGTATACGGAGAATATTCAATGTGTAGAAATTGATTTGTCACAAACCCATTTATGGGACGACTCAGCAGTAGGCGCATTAGATAAAATAGAAGCCAAATTCGCTCAACAGGATATTCGTGTGGAAATCACAGGTTTAAATGAAGCAAGCAGAAATTTAAAGCAGAGAATTGGCGGTGTTTCTAACGCATCTGGACATTAA